The Rhinopithecus roxellana isolate Shanxi Qingling chromosome 14, ASM756505v1, whole genome shotgun sequence genome includes a window with the following:
- the CAPN10 gene encoding calpain-10 isoform X1 encodes MRAGRDTTPARELFRDAAFPAADSSLFCDLSTPLAHFREDITWRRPQEICTMPRLFPDDPQEGQVKQGLLGDCWFLCACAALQKSRHLLDQVIPPGQPSWADQEYQGSFTCRIWQFGRWVEVTTDDRLPCLAGRLCFSRCQREDVFWLPLLEKVYAKVHGSYEHLWAGQVADALVDLTGGLAERWSLKGVAGSGGQQDRPGRWEHRTCRQLLRLKDQSLISCSVLSPRAGARELGEFHAFIVSDLRELQDQAGQSILLLRIQNPWGRRCWQGLWREGGEGWSQVDAAVTSELLSQLQEGEFWVEEEEFLREFDEITIGYPITEAGHLQSLYTEKLLCHTRALPGAWVKGQSAGGCRNNSGFPSNPKFWLRVSEPSEVYIAVLQRSRLRAADWAGRARALVGDSHTSWSPASIPGKHYQAVGLHLWKVEKRRVNLPRVLSTPPVAGTACHAYDREVHLRCELSPGYYLAVPSTFLKDAPGEFLLRVFSTGRVSLSAIRAVAKNTTPGAALPAGEWGTVQLRGSWRAGQTAGGSRNFASYPTNPCFPFSVPEGPGPRCVRITLHQHCRPSDTEFHPIGFHIFQVPEGGRSQDAPPLLLQEPLLSCVPHRYAQEVSRLCLLPPGTYRVVPSTYLPDTEGAFTVTIATRIDRPSIHSQEMLGQFLQEVSVMAVMKT; translated from the exons ATGCGGGCGGGCCGGGACACGACGCCGGCGAGGGAGCTGTTCCGGGACGCCGCCTTCCCCGCCGCGGACTCCTCGCTCTTCTGCGACTTGTCTACGCCGCTGGCCCACTTCCGCGAGGACATCACGTGGAGGCGGCCCCAG GAGATTTGCACCATGCCCCGGTTGTTTCCAGATGACCCGCAGGAAGGGCAGGTGAAGCAGGGGCTGCTGGGGGATTGCTGGTTCCTGTGTGCCTGCGCCGCCCTGCAGAAGAGCAGACACCTCCTGGACCAG GTCATTCCTCCAGGACAGCCAAGCTGGGCCGACCAGGAGTACCAGGGCTCCTTCACCTGTCGCATTTGGCAGTTTGGACGCTGGGTGGAGGTGACCACAGATGACCGCCTGCCGTGCCTTGCAGGGAGACTCTGTTTCTCCCGCTGCCAGAGGGAGGATGTGTTCTGGCTCCCCTTACTGGAAAAGGTCTACGCCAA GGTCCATGGGTCCTACGAGCACCTGTGGGCAGGGCAGGTGGCGGATGCCCTGGTGGATCTGACTGGTGGCCTGGCAGAAAGATGGAGCCTGAAGGGCGTAGCGGGAAGCGGAGGCCAGCAGGACAGGCCGGGCCGCTGGGAGCACAGGACTTGTCGGCAGCTGCTCCGCCTGAAGGACCAGAGTCTCATCAGCTGCTCCGTGCTCAGCCCCAGAGCAG GTGCTCGGGAGCTGGGGGAGTTCCATGCCTTCATTGTCTCGGACCTGCGGGAGCTGCAGGATCAGGCGGGCCAGAGCATCCTGCTGCTGCGGATCCAGAACCCCTGGGGCCGGCGGTGCTGGCAGGGGCTCTGGAGAGAGGG GGGTGAAGGGTGGAGCCAGGTAGATGCAGCGGTAACGTCTGAGCTCCTGTCCCAGCTCCAGGAAGGGGAGTTctgggtggaggaggaagagttcCTCAGGGAGTTTGACGAGATCACCATTGGCTACCCAATCACGGAGGCCGGCCACCTGCAGAGCCTCTACACAG AGAAGCTGCTCTGCCACACTCGGGCACTGCCTGGGGCCTGGGTCAAGGGGCAGTCAGCAGGAGGCTGCCGGAACAACAGCGGCTTTCCCAGCAACCCCAAATTCTGGCTGCGGGTCTCAGAACCAAGTGAGGTGTACATTGCCGTCCTGCAGAGATCGAGGCTGCGTGCTGCGGACTGGGCAGGCCGGGCCCGGGCACTGGTGGGTGACAGTCATACTTCGTGGAGCCCAGCAAGCATCCCAGGCAAGCACTACCAGGCTGTGGGCCTGCACCTCTGGAAG GTGGAGAAGCGGCGGGTCAATCTGCCCAGGGTCCTTTCCACACCCCCCGTGGCTGGCACTGCGTGCCACGCATACGACCGGGAGGTCCACCTGCGTTGCGAGCTCTCACCGGGCTACTACCTGGCTGTCCCCAGCACCTTCCTGAAGGACGCACCAGGGGAGTTCCTGCTCCGAGTCTTCTCTACCGGGCGAGTCTCCCTTAG CGCCATCAGGGCAGTGGCCAAGAACACCACCCCCGGAGCAGCCCTGCCTGCGGGGGAGTGGGGGACCGTGCAGCTACGGGGCTCTTGGAGAGCCGGCCAGACGGCGGGGGGCAGCAGGAACTTTGCCTCATACCCCACCAACCCCTGCTTCCCCTTCTCGGTCCCCGAGGGCCCTGGCCCCCGCTGCGTCCGCATCACTCTGCATCAGCACTGCCGGCCCAGTGACACCGAGTTCCACCCCATCGGCTTCCATATCTTCCAG GTCCCAGAGGGTGGCAGGAGCCAGGACGCGCCCCCACTGCTGCTGCAGGAGCCGCTGCTGAGCTGCGTGCCACATCGCTATGCCCAGGAGGTGAGCcggctctgcctcctgcctccaggCACCTACAGGGTCGTGCCCTCCACCTACCTGCCAGACACAGAGGGGGCCTTCACTGTGACCATCGCAACCAGGATTGACAG GCCATCCATTCACAGCCAGGAGATGCTGGGCCAGTTCCTCCAGGAG GTCTCCGTCATGGCAGTGATGAAAACCTAA
- the CAPN10 gene encoding calpain-10 isoform X2 produces the protein MRAGRDTTPARELFRDAAFPAADSSLFCDLSTPLAHFREDITWRRPQEICTMPRLFPDDPQEGQVKQGLLGDCWFLCACAALQKSRHLLDQVIPPGQPSWADQEYQGSFTCRIWQFGRWVEVTTDDRLPCLAGRLCFSRCQREDVFWLPLLEKVYAKVHGSYEHLWAGQVADALVDLTGGLAERWSLKGVAGSGGQQDRPGRWEHRTCRQLLRLKDQSLISCSVLSPRAGARELGEFHAFIVSDLRELQDQAGQSILLLRIQNPWGRRCWQGLWREGGEGWSQVDAAVTSELLSQLQEGEFWVEEEEFLREFDEITIGYPITEAGHLQSLYTEKLLCHTRALPGAWVKGQSAGGCRNNSGFPSNPKFWLRVSEPSEVYIAVLQRSRLRAADWAGRARALVGDSHTSWSPASIPGKHYQAVGLHLWKVEKRRVNLPRVLSTPPVAGTACHAYDREVHLRCELSPGYYLAVPSTFLKDAPGEFLLRVFSTGRVSLSAIRAVAKNTTPGAALPAGEWGTVQLRGSWRAGQTAGGSRNFASYPTNPCFPFSVPEGPGPRCVRITLHQHCRPSDTEFHPIGFHIFQVPEGGRSQDAPPLLLQEPLLSCVPHRYAQEVSRLCLLPPGTYRVVPSTYLPDTEGAFTVTIATRIDRSPSWQ, from the exons ATGCGGGCGGGCCGGGACACGACGCCGGCGAGGGAGCTGTTCCGGGACGCCGCCTTCCCCGCCGCGGACTCCTCGCTCTTCTGCGACTTGTCTACGCCGCTGGCCCACTTCCGCGAGGACATCACGTGGAGGCGGCCCCAG GAGATTTGCACCATGCCCCGGTTGTTTCCAGATGACCCGCAGGAAGGGCAGGTGAAGCAGGGGCTGCTGGGGGATTGCTGGTTCCTGTGTGCCTGCGCCGCCCTGCAGAAGAGCAGACACCTCCTGGACCAG GTCATTCCTCCAGGACAGCCAAGCTGGGCCGACCAGGAGTACCAGGGCTCCTTCACCTGTCGCATTTGGCAGTTTGGACGCTGGGTGGAGGTGACCACAGATGACCGCCTGCCGTGCCTTGCAGGGAGACTCTGTTTCTCCCGCTGCCAGAGGGAGGATGTGTTCTGGCTCCCCTTACTGGAAAAGGTCTACGCCAA GGTCCATGGGTCCTACGAGCACCTGTGGGCAGGGCAGGTGGCGGATGCCCTGGTGGATCTGACTGGTGGCCTGGCAGAAAGATGGAGCCTGAAGGGCGTAGCGGGAAGCGGAGGCCAGCAGGACAGGCCGGGCCGCTGGGAGCACAGGACTTGTCGGCAGCTGCTCCGCCTGAAGGACCAGAGTCTCATCAGCTGCTCCGTGCTCAGCCCCAGAGCAG GTGCTCGGGAGCTGGGGGAGTTCCATGCCTTCATTGTCTCGGACCTGCGGGAGCTGCAGGATCAGGCGGGCCAGAGCATCCTGCTGCTGCGGATCCAGAACCCCTGGGGCCGGCGGTGCTGGCAGGGGCTCTGGAGAGAGGG GGGTGAAGGGTGGAGCCAGGTAGATGCAGCGGTAACGTCTGAGCTCCTGTCCCAGCTCCAGGAAGGGGAGTTctgggtggaggaggaagagttcCTCAGGGAGTTTGACGAGATCACCATTGGCTACCCAATCACGGAGGCCGGCCACCTGCAGAGCCTCTACACAG AGAAGCTGCTCTGCCACACTCGGGCACTGCCTGGGGCCTGGGTCAAGGGGCAGTCAGCAGGAGGCTGCCGGAACAACAGCGGCTTTCCCAGCAACCCCAAATTCTGGCTGCGGGTCTCAGAACCAAGTGAGGTGTACATTGCCGTCCTGCAGAGATCGAGGCTGCGTGCTGCGGACTGGGCAGGCCGGGCCCGGGCACTGGTGGGTGACAGTCATACTTCGTGGAGCCCAGCAAGCATCCCAGGCAAGCACTACCAGGCTGTGGGCCTGCACCTCTGGAAG GTGGAGAAGCGGCGGGTCAATCTGCCCAGGGTCCTTTCCACACCCCCCGTGGCTGGCACTGCGTGCCACGCATACGACCGGGAGGTCCACCTGCGTTGCGAGCTCTCACCGGGCTACTACCTGGCTGTCCCCAGCACCTTCCTGAAGGACGCACCAGGGGAGTTCCTGCTCCGAGTCTTCTCTACCGGGCGAGTCTCCCTTAG CGCCATCAGGGCAGTGGCCAAGAACACCACCCCCGGAGCAGCCCTGCCTGCGGGGGAGTGGGGGACCGTGCAGCTACGGGGCTCTTGGAGAGCCGGCCAGACGGCGGGGGGCAGCAGGAACTTTGCCTCATACCCCACCAACCCCTGCTTCCCCTTCTCGGTCCCCGAGGGCCCTGGCCCCCGCTGCGTCCGCATCACTCTGCATCAGCACTGCCGGCCCAGTGACACCGAGTTCCACCCCATCGGCTTCCATATCTTCCAG GTCCCAGAGGGTGGCAGGAGCCAGGACGCGCCCCCACTGCTGCTGCAGGAGCCGCTGCTGAGCTGCGTGCCACATCGCTATGCCCAGGAGGTGAGCcggctctgcctcctgcctccaggCACCTACAGGGTCGTGCCCTCCACCTACCTGCCAGACACAGAGGGGGCCTTCACTGTGACCATCGCAACCAGGATTGACAG GTCTCCGTCATGGCAGTGA